The following are from one region of the Pirellulales bacterium genome:
- a CDS encoding HAD-IC family P-type ATPase, which yields KVPVDGVILEGSSAVDESLVTGESIPVEKRAGDRVIGGTVNGTGGFLMRAEKVGSETLLAQIVEMVSAAQRSRAPIQRLADTVASYFVPAVIAVAVVTFVVWALVGPTPALAYAVVNSVAVLIIACPCALGLATPMSIMVGIGRGAHAGVLIKNAEALEVLEKVDTLVVDKTGTLTEGKPRLVSIVPVASPGTPRGPEGTPFPTDAPVGNGLRAVPGAPPTSSTGEDSEVLRLAASLERGSEHPLAAAIVGAAQECGLDMTSAENFQSLTGRGITGTIGGRKAALGNRKLMDEQNVALGELSGEAEQLRRDGQTVMFLAFDGKPAGLLGVADPIKPSTAEAIQSLRECGVRIVMLTGDSRTTAEAVARKLGIDQVEAEVLPERKHEVVKRLQSEGHIVAMAGDGVNDAPALAQAQVGIAMGTGTDVAMQSAGVTLVTGDLRGIARARNLSQATMRNIRQNLFFAFIYNMLGVPIAAGVLYPFFGILLSPIIAAAAMSFSSVSVVSNALRLRRLRL from the coding sequence AAAAGGTGCCCGTCGATGGCGTCATTCTCGAAGGTTCGAGCGCCGTCGATGAATCGCTGGTGACGGGGGAATCGATCCCTGTCGAGAAGCGCGCCGGCGATCGTGTGATCGGCGGGACGGTGAACGGAACGGGCGGATTTCTGATGCGAGCGGAAAAGGTCGGCAGTGAAACGCTCTTGGCCCAAATCGTCGAAATGGTCAGCGCCGCACAGCGCTCGCGAGCGCCGATCCAGCGGCTGGCCGACACGGTCGCTTCCTATTTCGTCCCGGCGGTTATCGCCGTCGCGGTCGTCACGTTCGTCGTCTGGGCGCTTGTTGGCCCGACGCCGGCCCTTGCTTATGCCGTGGTCAATTCCGTGGCGGTGCTGATCATCGCCTGCCCTTGCGCGCTCGGGCTGGCCACGCCGATGTCGATCATGGTCGGAATCGGCCGCGGCGCGCATGCCGGGGTGCTCATCAAAAACGCCGAGGCGCTCGAAGTTTTGGAAAAGGTTGATACGCTCGTCGTCGATAAGACGGGCACGCTCACGGAGGGCAAGCCGCGGTTAGTGTCGATTGTGCCGGTGGCCAGCCCCGGAACGCCGCGGGGCCCAGAGGGCACCCCGTTCCCTACGGACGCCCCTGTAGGGAACGGCCTCCGTGCCGTTCCGGGTGCACCTCCAACCTCGTCCACCGGCGAAGATTCCGAAGTCTTGCGTCTGGCAGCGAGCTTGGAACGGGGCAGCGAGCATCCTTTGGCGGCGGCGATCGTGGGCGCCGCGCAAGAGTGCGGGCTGGATATGACCAGCGCCGAGAATTTTCAATCGTTGACCGGTCGCGGCATCACGGGAACGATCGGCGGCCGCAAGGCCGCGCTGGGGAATCGCAAGTTGATGGACGAGCAGAACGTCGCGCTCGGCGAATTGTCGGGCGAAGCGGAACAACTGCGTCGCGACGGCCAAACCGTCATGTTCCTAGCCTTCGACGGCAAGCCGGCGGGGCTGCTCGGCGTCGCCGATCCGATCAAGCCCTCCACTGCCGAGGCGATCCAATCGCTGCGCGAATGCGGAGTGCGGATCGTCATGCTCACCGGCGATAGCCGCACGACGGCCGAGGCAGTGGCACGGAAGCTGGGGATCGATCAAGTCGAAGCTGAGGTGCTCCCTGAGCGGAAGCATGAGGTCGTGAAACGCCTTCAATCCGAAGGGCACATTGTGGCGATGGCCGGTGATGGGGTGAACGATGCCCCCGCCTTGGCCCAAGCCCAGGTGGGCATCGCGATGGGCACGGGGACCGACGTGGCCATGCAGAGCGCCGGCGTGACGCTCGTCACAGGAGACCTCCGCGGGATCGCCCGCGCCCGCAATCTCAGCCAGGCCACGATGCGGAACATTCGCCAGAACCTGTTCTTCGCCTTCATCTACAACATGCTCGGTGTGCCAATCGCGGCGGGCGTGCTCTACCCATTCTTCGGAATCCTTCTCAGCCCGATCATCGCCGCGGCCGCGATGAGCTTCAGCTCCGTCTCGGTGGTGAGCAACGCCCTGCGGCTGCGACGGCTGCGGCTGTGA
- a CDS encoding metalloregulator ArsR/SmtB family transcription factor: MKTKAINRVDLMFRAFSDLTRLRILHLLRCGELCVCDLVGTLAVPQPKASRHLAYLRRAGLVVARREGLWSYYRLAPARNAFHGKLLECLASCFNDVPELATDAKRLAVRGKRCC, encoded by the coding sequence ATGAAAACCAAGGCGATAAACCGCGTCGACTTGATGTTTCGGGCGTTTTCCGACCTGACGCGGCTGCGCATTCTGCACTTGCTTCGCTGCGGGGAATTATGCGTTTGCGATCTGGTCGGCACGCTCGCCGTGCCGCAGCCGAAGGCCTCGCGGCACCTCGCTTATTTGCGGAGGGCCGGCCTGGTGGTCGCCCGCCGCGAAGGTTTGTGGAGCTATTATCGCCTTGCGCCTGCTCGCAACGCGTTTCACGGCAAGCTGCTCGAATGCCTGGCAAGCTGTTTCAACGACGTACCGGAACTGGCCACGGACGCGAAGCGACTCGCCGTCCGCGGGAAACGTTGCTGTTAG
- a CDS encoding aquaporin, whose translation MNKLVAEAIGTFALVFAGTGAIVVNDVSHGQVTHVGIALTFGLVVMTMIYAVGDVSGAHLNPAVTLGFWFARRLPGRAIAPYLLSQMVGALAASGLMRAMFDHPTLGVTRPAGSAQQSFALEAVMTAMLMFVILTVTSGSKEKGLLAGIAIGGVIAFEALFGGPISGASMNPARSLAPAVVSGNLEYIWLYIIAPPLGALVAVIGFHCVRTEEENHEKA comes from the coding sequence ATGAATAAGCTCGTCGCCGAAGCCATTGGCACGTTTGCGCTCGTCTTCGCGGGCACCGGGGCGATCGTGGTCAACGACGTGTCGCATGGGCAGGTGACGCACGTCGGCATCGCGTTGACTTTCGGTCTGGTGGTCATGACGATGATCTACGCGGTCGGCGACGTGTCGGGCGCGCACCTGAATCCGGCGGTGACGCTGGGGTTTTGGTTCGCGCGTCGCCTGCCGGGCCGAGCTATTGCGCCGTATCTGCTGAGCCAAATGGTCGGAGCGCTGGCCGCCAGCGGCCTGATGCGGGCAATGTTCGATCATCCGACGCTGGGGGTCACGCGCCCGGCCGGATCGGCTCAACAATCGTTCGCGCTCGAAGCCGTGATGACCGCGATGCTGATGTTCGTCATTCTGACGGTGACGTCGGGATCGAAAGAGAAGGGGCTGCTGGCCGGGATCGCGATCGGCGGGGTGATCGCGTTCGAGGCGCTTTTCGGCGGGCCGATCTCGGGGGCCTCGATGAACCCGGCCCGCTCGCTCGCCCCCGCCGTCGTCAGCGGGAATCTCGAATACATCTGGCTATACATCATAGCTCCGCCGCTCGGCGCACTCGTCGCAGTAATCGGTTTCCATTGCGTTCGAACCGAGGAGGAGAATCATGAAAAAGCTTAA
- a CDS encoding arsenate reductase ArsC — translation MKKLNVLFLCTGNSCRSQMAEALLRAKHGDRFEAFSAGMEPKGIHPLTLQVLNEIGIDTSELRSKSVTEYLGKLWVHYLVIVCQNAAESCPRIFPGMVKRFFWPFDDPPAFQGTDLEKLEKFREVRAAIAAAIDDWVSDLEASGQLDSVVGGQVE, via the coding sequence ATGAAAAAGCTTAACGTGCTATTCCTTTGCACCGGCAATTCATGCCGCAGCCAAATGGCTGAAGCGTTGCTCCGGGCAAAACATGGCGACCGGTTTGAAGCCTTTAGCGCGGGCATGGAGCCAAAAGGCATTCATCCGCTCACGCTCCAGGTGCTCAACGAAATCGGGATCGACACGAGCGAGCTGCGGTCGAAATCAGTCACGGAGTATCTCGGCAAGCTGTGGGTGCATTATCTGGTGATCGTCTGCCAAAACGCGGCCGAAAGTTGCCCGCGCATTTTTCCCGGCATGGTCAAGCGTTTCTTCTGGCCGTTCGACGATCCGCCGGCTTTCCAGGGCACCGACTTGGAAAAGCTGGAGAAATTCCGCGAGGTCCGCGCCGCGATCGCCGCCGCGATCGACGACTGGGTGAGCGACCTCGAAGCGTCCGGCCAGTTGGACAGCGTCGTTGGCGGACAGGTTGAATAA
- a CDS encoding sialidase family protein: MGRIVLITETFFATLLCLPRPVAAVESVSVVMKPAFPEARQPQVAVSPLGKVYLVFGAGNSIFCTVSDNGGKSFGQPSKVGQVGALALGMRRGPRIAAAEKSVVVTAVGGERGHGQDGDLLAWRSDDGAKTWKGPVQVNGVPAAAREGLHHLAAAPDGTFYCVWLDLREKKTQVYGARSTDGGDSWHDERLIYKSPDGSVCQCCQPQVAYGPDGGLHVMWRNQLSGNRDMYFVNSKDNGRTFDRAAKLGHGTWPLDACPMDGGGLACDTDGRVVTIWRRDKEIFRCSPGESETLLGEGGQGWAAAGADGVYLTWTTGRPGHVMLLRPNSDTPAELAERGSNCVVAGAANGKGPVIAAWECADNDGPDRIRAVVLDRGR; this comes from the coding sequence GTGGGCCGAATCGTTCTCATCACCGAAACGTTCTTTGCGACTTTGTTGTGCCTTCCGCGACCGGTTGCCGCGGTGGAATCGGTCAGCGTCGTGATGAAGCCCGCCTTCCCGGAAGCGCGGCAGCCGCAAGTTGCGGTCAGTCCGCTCGGGAAGGTTTATCTGGTCTTTGGAGCCGGGAATTCCATCTTCTGCACCGTATCGGACAATGGGGGAAAAAGCTTCGGCCAGCCGAGCAAGGTTGGCCAGGTAGGCGCCTTGGCCCTCGGAATGCGCCGCGGGCCACGCATCGCCGCGGCTGAGAAATCGGTCGTTGTCACGGCGGTAGGCGGCGAGCGCGGACATGGCCAGGACGGCGATCTATTGGCGTGGCGATCCGATGATGGTGCGAAGACGTGGAAGGGACCGGTGCAGGTCAACGGCGTCCCGGCCGCGGCCCGCGAGGGGCTTCATCACTTGGCCGCGGCGCCAGACGGCACGTTTTATTGCGTCTGGTTGGATTTGCGTGAGAAGAAGACGCAAGTGTACGGCGCGAGATCGACGGATGGCGGCGATAGTTGGCACGACGAAAGATTGATTTACAAATCGCCCGACGGGAGTGTCTGTCAATGCTGCCAGCCGCAAGTCGCCTACGGCCCGGATGGCGGCCTGCACGTGATGTGGCGCAACCAGTTGTCGGGCAACCGCGATATGTATTTCGTCAACTCCAAAGACAACGGGCGAACATTCGATCGAGCCGCCAAATTGGGCCATGGCACATGGCCGCTCGACGCCTGTCCGATGGATGGCGGCGGATTGGCTTGCGACACCGACGGCCGCGTCGTCACGATCTGGAGACGAGACAAGGAGATATTCCGGTGCAGTCCCGGGGAGTCGGAAACTCTGCTGGGCGAGGGGGGACAAGGTTGGGCGGCCGCCGGAGCCGACGGAGTCTACTTGACATGGACCACCGGTCGTCCAGGGCACGTCATGCTGTTGCGACCGAACTCGGACACGCCGGCGGAACTGGCCGAGCGCGGATCGAATTGCGTCGTTGCCGGCGCGGCGAACGGCAAGGGCCCGGTCATCGCCGCCTGGGAGTGCGCGGACAACGACGGACCCGATCGAATCCGCGCGGTCGTTTTGGATCGCGGTCGGTAG
- a CDS encoding efflux RND transporter periplasmic adaptor subunit, translated as MAHQDPISNTPPESTPPSIVADVFKPDHAATPPITGWKRVRFLFKVIEIRMRFILILVVTFVLIGKWETIKNFWEKWTRPAASTAAKAQSDTEYFCPMHPSVVRDGLEPDGSVPKCPICGMPLSLHKKGARADLPEGVTARVQLSPERIQMAGVATAEVEYRPLVKEIRTYGVVDYDQSRQSQIVSRTAGFVDKLYVDKTYVSVRQGEPLALIYSPDLQSTADDLVLALNRGATDLVESGKQRLKNLGIADNEIDEVVASRELLVALKHDDKAQADQATESLRKLGMSDSEIDDIKSTRRAPTGLVIRSPVSGHVINKAIVQGAKVDAGMTLFDIADLTHAWIEADVFENDIPLLHAGQEVEVTVEGLPNQVIHGQILLVHPHVETASRTNRIRIDLPNPDHELRPGMYANVTVKVPFQEIEPFKSTLAAAQAGPKGTDDKSLIEFQKTCPVTGNKLGSMGAPVKRQAGDKMVFLCCKNCIEKFDAAKDEYLVALAPPPQGVVLTVPERAVIDTGSKKVVYVEREPGTFDGIEVQLGPEAGGFFPVVKGLRAGDRVADRGAFLVDADSKLNPAAAAAYIGASGGPSAVARTAPLTPGPSPARREGSDEAAPAKNEGSSESPTRGSAATQTEPMTLTKPTAENLKNLDKLTPADRAAALAQQNCPITDAALGSMGVPFKVELVPGTTAFLCCDQCKEEATKDPRKTIEKLAQMQQAIKEETKKR; from the coding sequence ATGGCTCATCAAGATCCGATTTCCAACACTCCTCCCGAATCCACTCCGCCCTCTATCGTCGCGGACGTTTTCAAGCCCGATCATGCGGCGACCCCACCGATCACCGGCTGGAAGCGCGTGCGCTTTCTATTCAAGGTGATCGAGATCCGCATGCGGTTTATCCTGATCCTCGTCGTGACGTTTGTCTTGATCGGCAAGTGGGAAACGATCAAGAACTTCTGGGAGAAATGGACCCGACCGGCGGCCTCCACTGCCGCGAAAGCGCAATCCGATACGGAATACTTCTGCCCGATGCACCCTTCCGTTGTGCGCGACGGACTGGAGCCCGACGGCTCGGTTCCAAAGTGCCCGATCTGCGGAATGCCCTTGTCGCTGCACAAGAAGGGAGCGCGCGCGGATTTGCCCGAGGGGGTCACCGCCCGCGTGCAGCTTTCGCCCGAGCGGATTCAGATGGCCGGGGTCGCCACGGCCGAGGTCGAATATCGCCCGTTGGTGAAGGAGATTCGCACTTACGGCGTCGTCGATTACGACCAGTCGCGGCAGTCGCAAATCGTCAGCCGCACGGCCGGGTTCGTCGATAAGCTGTATGTCGATAAGACGTATGTCAGCGTCCGCCAAGGGGAGCCGCTGGCGCTGATCTACAGCCCGGATTTGCAGAGCACTGCCGACGACCTGGTGCTGGCGCTCAATCGCGGAGCGACCGATCTGGTCGAGAGCGGCAAGCAGCGGCTCAAGAACTTGGGGATCGCCGACAACGAGATCGACGAGGTCGTCGCCTCGCGCGAGCTGCTCGTTGCGTTGAAGCACGACGACAAGGCGCAGGCCGATCAGGCCACGGAGAGTTTGCGAAAGCTCGGTATGTCGGATTCCGAAATCGACGATATCAAATCGACGCGACGCGCGCCAACCGGCCTCGTCATCCGCTCGCCGGTGAGCGGGCACGTCATCAACAAAGCAATCGTGCAGGGCGCCAAAGTCGATGCCGGCATGACGCTGTTCGACATCGCCGATCTGACGCATGCCTGGATCGAGGCCGACGTGTTCGAGAACGACATTCCGCTCTTGCACGCCGGGCAGGAGGTCGAGGTAACGGTCGAAGGGCTGCCGAACCAGGTGATTCACGGCCAGATTCTCCTCGTGCATCCGCACGTCGAGACGGCCAGCCGCACGAACCGCATCCGGATCGATTTGCCGAATCCCGACCACGAGCTGCGCCCGGGCATGTACGCCAATGTTACGGTGAAGGTACCGTTTCAAGAGATCGAGCCGTTCAAGAGCACGCTGGCCGCGGCTCAAGCGGGTCCGAAGGGGACCGACGACAAATCGCTGATCGAATTCCAGAAGACCTGCCCCGTCACCGGCAACAAGCTCGGCAGTATGGGGGCGCCCGTGAAGCGACAAGCGGGCGATAAGATGGTGTTTCTCTGCTGCAAGAATTGCATCGAGAAGTTCGACGCCGCCAAGGATGAATATCTGGTCGCCCTCGCGCCGCCGCCGCAGGGCGTCGTGCTCACCGTGCCGGAGCGGGCCGTGATCGACACCGGATCGAAGAAGGTCGTTTACGTCGAGCGCGAGCCGGGCACGTTTGACGGCATCGAAGTGCAGTTGGGACCGGAGGCGGGCGGTTTCTTTCCGGTCGTGAAGGGGCTGCGGGCGGGCGACCGCGTTGCGGACCGAGGAGCGTTCTTGGTCGATGCCGATTCGAAGCTCAATCCGGCGGCCGCGGCAGCGTACATCGGGGCCAGCGGCGGGCCGTCGGCGGTCGCGCGCACCGCACCCCTCACCCCCGGCCCCTCTCCCGCAAGGAGAGAGGGGAGTGACGAAGCTGCTCCCGCCAAGAACGAGGGAAGCAGCGAATCGCCGACTCGAGGCAGTGCCGCGACTCAAACCGAACCGATGACGCTCACCAAACCGACGGCCGAGAACCTCAAGAACCTCGACAAGCTCACGCCAGCCGACCGCGCCGCGGCGCTGGCCCAACAGAACTGCCCGATCACGGATGCGGCCTTGGGCTCGATGGGAGTTCCGTTCAAAGTGGAATTGGTTCCCGGCACGACCGCGTTCCTCTGCTGTGACCAGTGCAAGGAAGAAGCCACCAAGGACCCGCGGAAGACGATCGAGAAACTGGCGCAGATGCAGCAAGCAATCAAGGAGGAAACCAAGAAACGGTAG
- a CDS encoding efflux RND transporter permease subunit encodes MIEKIIEFSIRNRFLVIIATLAVVVWGIHSVVNTPIDAIPDLSENQVIVFTDWMGRSPREIEDQVTYPLSVNLQGLAGVKSVRSSSEFNFSMINIIFEDNIDFYFARERVSERLALASTFLPQGVTPYLAPDATALGQIFWYTVEGEGQDLGRLRAIQDWTVRYQLNSVPGVAQVASVGGYPIEYQIDVEPNKLRAYGITLGDLYAAVARSNSSVGGRVIHQGNAEYLVRGVGWIKSKRDIEQIVVKADPATGTPITVGNLATVGLGTQFRRSVLEKNGNEVVGGVVMMRHGENPLDVTQRIKQKIVELQPGLPEGVRIVAFYDRTRLIHGAIHTLTEVLTHEMIIASLAVLLILMHFRSAVVICLTLPLSVLVSFILMRHFNIPSNIMSLAGIAISIGILVDQAIVMVENATHHLTAHFGDRRVTGDIRELVIPACRTVGRPIFFSVMIILISFIPVFALSGQEGKTFHPLAFTKSFAMIGVAILSITLVPALIPTFIRGRLRREEENWLVRTLIDIYKPVLNWAMPHRNIVLWLFAVLLLLGAGLFPLNALTGFSWHASYMFVFAVVTIATVFFIDGRMWQRLSFASLVVLGFIASDFRRIGEQYMPPLDEGSILDMPVTVPRASVTEAADDLKARDAMLRQFPEVEQVVGKAGRAETPTDPAPLEMVETVVNLRPTDFWPKRLLRYEDAMAQTGVVLAALESRGLVKAPADSAARQNMINDATMAAMGRLDGTLRNFVLAKYTAFEQGLSPRLTRELITQLAEIWQRSGRLAKPLDEARIAQLTDKLYAKFGPILATGAAQENVNELVRQVAETLDHNKLVDLRDPKLMDLPRNDVQIALAALGEQLGMEPQTLFTSMLAFIQDRREQAWSEMVGKMNYEVFDEAVATYDQDCIEELRSRRRKSEVGGQGSAAGGRFNLPLPLGEGRGEGAAPSDSANNAPHPNPLPKGEGTANREAPADAIALQTLRADLDKDFARGLLLWRKSKDDLVKEMDSTIQVPGWSNIFTQPIINRIDMLATGVRTMIGVKVFGSDLNQIQAVSENVAEVLRAVPGTVAVVPDQIVGKGYLEITVDREKAARYGVNVGDVQDVIEVALGGKPITEKLENRERYPIRIRYARDARAGLEEIKNLLVTAAAGAMTGDASSAMSGMGGGPAKTPAVGSSRPLQIPLASVADVRIVEGPSEIKSENGMLRSYVQVTVNTPDLVGYVEQAQRLVDQKVKLPQGMHLEWSGQFEHKLRADRTMRIVLPLVLVLIFIILYLTYHDLMDAVLMMMAVPEALVGGVFFLWLTGHSYSVAVQVGFIACFGMATETGIIMLVYLRESLERRGGIKNIKSLEELKEAVVEGAVHRLRPKLLTEGVAIVALAPMLWTSGVGHEVISAMAAPVLGGLLVSDEVVDLFLPVRFYWVRRYRWLKLHGLTEEQAAAGNDKVTA; translated from the coding sequence GTGATAGAAAAAATCATCGAATTCTCGATCCGCAATCGGTTCCTCGTGATCATCGCGACGTTGGCGGTGGTCGTGTGGGGGATCCATTCGGTCGTCAATACGCCGATCGACGCGATCCCCGACCTGTCGGAAAATCAGGTGATCGTATTCACCGACTGGATGGGGCGCAGCCCCCGCGAGATCGAAGACCAGGTGACCTATCCGCTCTCGGTCAATCTCCAGGGATTGGCGGGCGTGAAATCGGTGCGATCGTCGAGCGAATTCAACTTCTCGATGATCAACATCATCTTCGAGGACAACATCGATTTCTATTTCGCCCGCGAGCGCGTTTCCGAGCGGCTGGCGCTGGCCAGCACATTTCTGCCGCAAGGCGTGACGCCGTATCTCGCCCCGGACGCCACGGCGCTCGGGCAAATCTTCTGGTACACGGTCGAAGGTGAAGGGCAAGACCTCGGGCGATTGCGGGCAATACAGGATTGGACTGTCCGCTATCAGCTCAATTCCGTTCCCGGCGTGGCGCAGGTCGCCTCGGTCGGCGGCTATCCGATCGAGTATCAGATCGACGTCGAGCCGAACAAGCTGCGAGCCTACGGCATTACGCTCGGCGATCTCTACGCGGCCGTGGCGCGCTCGAACTCGTCCGTCGGCGGCCGCGTGATTCATCAGGGCAACGCCGAATATCTGGTCCGCGGCGTCGGCTGGATCAAGTCGAAGCGCGATATCGAGCAGATCGTCGTCAAGGCCGACCCAGCCACCGGCACACCAATCACAGTCGGCAACTTGGCGACCGTCGGCCTGGGCACACAGTTCCGCCGCAGCGTGCTCGAAAAGAACGGCAATGAAGTGGTCGGCGGCGTGGTGATGATGCGGCACGGCGAAAACCCCCTCGACGTCACCCAGCGAATCAAGCAGAAGATCGTCGAATTGCAGCCCGGCTTGCCCGAGGGAGTGCGGATCGTGGCCTTCTACGACCGCACGCGGCTGATCCACGGAGCGATTCACACGCTCACCGAAGTGCTCACGCACGAGATGATCATCGCCTCGCTGGCCGTGCTGTTGATCTTGATGCACTTCCGCAGTGCGGTAGTGATCTGCCTCACTCTGCCGCTCTCGGTGCTGGTGTCGTTCATCTTGATGCGGCACTTCAACATCCCGTCGAACATCATGTCGCTGGCGGGAATCGCCATTTCGATCGGCATCCTGGTGGATCAGGCGATCGTGATGGTGGAGAATGCCACCCACCACCTCACGGCCCATTTCGGCGATCGCCGCGTGACCGGCGACATCCGCGAGCTGGTTATTCCGGCATGCCGCACGGTCGGCCGGCCGATTTTCTTTTCGGTGATGATTATCCTGATCTCGTTCATCCCGGTGTTCGCTCTTTCCGGGCAAGAGGGGAAAACGTTCCATCCCCTGGCGTTCACGAAGAGCTTCGCGATGATTGGCGTGGCGATCCTGTCGATCACGCTCGTGCCGGCGTTGATCCCGACGTTCATTCGCGGGCGGCTGCGGCGCGAGGAAGAGAACTGGCTGGTGCGCACGCTGATCGACATCTACAAACCGGTGCTCAATTGGGCGATGCCGCATCGCAATATCGTGCTCTGGCTGTTCGCCGTGCTGCTGCTCCTCGGCGCGGGCTTGTTTCCGCTCAACGCGCTGACGGGATTCTCCTGGCATGCTTCGTACATGTTTGTGTTCGCCGTCGTGACGATCGCGACGGTTTTCTTCATCGATGGCCGGATGTGGCAGCGATTGTCGTTCGCGAGTTTGGTCGTGCTGGGATTCATCGCGTCCGATTTCCGCCGGATCGGCGAGCAATACATGCCGCCGCTCGACGAAGGCAGCATTCTCGATATGCCTGTCACGGTGCCGCGGGCGTCGGTCACCGAAGCGGCCGACGATCTCAAGGCCCGCGACGCCATGCTGCGGCAGTTTCCCGAAGTCGAGCAAGTGGTGGGAAAGGCGGGGCGTGCAGAGACGCCGACCGATCCGGCGCCGCTCGAGATGGTCGAGACGGTCGTCAACCTCCGGCCCACTGATTTCTGGCCGAAACGATTGCTGCGTTACGAGGACGCAATGGCGCAGACGGGAGTTGTGCTGGCGGCGCTCGAGAGTCGCGGACTCGTCAAGGCGCCGGCCGACAGCGCGGCGCGGCAAAACATGATCAACGATGCCACGATGGCCGCGATGGGCCGCTTGGACGGGACGTTGCGGAACTTCGTCCTGGCGAAATACACGGCATTCGAGCAAGGACTGTCGCCGCGGCTGACTCGCGAGTTGATTACCCAGCTTGCCGAAATCTGGCAGCGGTCCGGCCGGCTGGCAAAACCGCTCGACGAGGCCCGCATCGCGCAGCTCACTGACAAGCTCTACGCGAAGTTTGGCCCGATTCTGGCCACGGGCGCCGCGCAGGAGAATGTCAACGAATTGGTTCGCCAGGTCGCCGAAACGCTCGATCACAACAAGCTGGTCGATCTGCGCGATCCGAAATTGATGGACCTACCGCGCAACGACGTGCAGATAGCGCTCGCCGCGCTCGGAGAGCAACTCGGGATGGAGCCGCAAACGCTATTTACCTCGATGCTCGCGTTTATCCAAGACCGCCGCGAGCAAGCTTGGAGCGAGATGGTCGGCAAAATGAACTACGAAGTCTTCGACGAAGCGGTCGCGACTTACGATCAGGATTGCATCGAGGAACTGCGGAGCAGGCGTCGGAAGTCGGAGGTCGGAGGTCAGGGGTCGGCGGCCGGAGGTCGCTTCAACCTCCCTCTCCCTCTGGGAGAGGGCCGGGGTGAGGGTGCAGCGCCGAGCGACTCTGCCAACAATGCCCCTCACCCTAACCCTCTCCCAAAGGGAGAGGGAACCGCGAATCGCGAAGCCCCAGCCGACGCAATCGCGCTCCAAACGCTTCGCGCCGATCTCGACAAAGATTTCGCCCGCGGCCTGCTCCTCTGGCGAAAGTCGAAGGACGACCTTGTCAAGGAAATGGACAGCACGATCCAGGTTCCCGGCTGGAGTAACATCTTCACCCAGCCGATCATCAACCGGATCGACATGCTCGCCACCGGCGTACGGACGATGATCGGCGTCAAGGTGTTTGGCAGCGATTTAAACCAAATCCAGGCCGTCTCGGAGAACGTCGCCGAGGTGCTCCGAGCCGTGCCGGGCACCGTGGCCGTCGTGCCCGACCAGATTGTCGGCAAGGGATACTTGGAAATCACGGTCGATCGCGAAAAGGCGGCCCGCTACGGCGTGAACGTCGGCGACGTGCAAGACGTGATCGAAGTGGCGCTCGGTGGCAAGCCGATCACCGAAAAACTTGAAAACCGCGAGCGGTATCCGATCCGCATCCGATACGCTCGCGATGCACGGGCCGGACTCGAAGAGATCAAGAACCTTCTGGTCACCGCCGCCGCCGGCGCGATGACGGGGGACGCCTCTTCGGCGATGAGCGGAATGGGCGGCGGACCGGCGAAAACGCCGGCTGTCGGATCAAGCCGCCCGCTTCAAATTCCGTTGGCAAGCGTTGCCGACGTGCGGATTGTCGAGGGTCCGTCAGAGATCAAGAGCGAAAACGGGATGCTCCGCTCCTATGTGCAAGTCACAGTGAACACGCCCGACCTCGTCGGCTACGTCGAGCAGGCCCAGCGGCTGGTGGATCAAAAGGTCAAGCTGCCGCAAGGGATGCACCTGGAATGGAGCGGGCAATTCGAGCACAAGCTGCGGGCCGACCGCACGATGCGAATCGTCCTGCCGCTGGTGCTGGTCCTGATCTTCATCATCCTCTACCTGACCTACCACGACCTCATGGACGCCGTGCTGATGATGATGGCCGTGCCCGAGGCGTTGGTCGGCGGGGTCTTCTTCCTTTGGCTGACCGGTCACAGCTATAGCGTGGCCGTGCAAGTCGGCTTCATCGCCTGTTTCGGCATGGCCACGGAGACGGGCATCATCATGCTCGTCTACCTGCGCGAGTCGCTCGAACGGCGGGGCGGAATAAAAAACATCAAATCGCTCGAAGAGTTAAAGGAAGCGGTGGTCGAGGGGGCGGTTCATCGCCTGCGGCCGAAGCTGCTCACCGAAGGGGTCGCGATCGTGGCCCTGGCGCCGATGCTCTGGACGAGCGGCGTCGGGCATGAAGTGATCTCGGCGATGGCGGCGCCAGTGTTGGGCGGTCTGTTAGTCTCGGATGAGGTGGTGGACCTGTTCCTGCCGGTTCGTTTCTACTGGGTCCGCCGGTATCGGTGGCTTAAGTTGCACGGCCTGACGGAGGAGCAGGCAGCCGCCGGAAACGACAAGGTGACTGCGTGA